The Desulfurispira natronophila genome contains the following window.
ATATCTATATGAAGGTATGCGATTCTGGCGAATACTTTTTGCTCAATGAGTATAACCGCATAATAGCAAAGTGGGTAAGTGGATATGTGCCCGATGACATTCTCAGTATTGAAGATAAAGGCTATGGTGATTATATAATTTTCATTATCAATGAAAATGGTGCCATAGAAAATTGGTTATGGGAAGAGGGCAAGATAGACCCGCAGGATTGGGAGTTTGCGATAAATTAGCAATTTATGCCTCTCGCCCGCTCGCATCGCTCACTTGAGGCGCGGAGCACGCAGAGAAAATAAGCTGGCAGTGGCCCTGCGTTCCCAACGGTTCTGCGAGAGAATTTACTCCTGCCAGCTCCTCTTCATGTTAGTTTTTTGTGGCTATTTTTTGGCCGTAGGGTGGATAAGCTCAGCGCATCCACCAGAAACGCTTTTTCCACTCCCCTTCACTTGGAGAGCAACTGCCTTTTTCGTGAACTTCGTGGCTTCGTGTGAAATCCTTCGCGTTAATTCGTGGTTACAGAAATCGTTATAACTTCCATCCCCCAAGCCATTGAAAGTGGACTGCAAAAAACCGTATATAAGTCCTATAACCCTCCGTTGGAGCAGATGAAAAGGGTAAAGGTATGAACGATGAGCTGATCGCAAAGCTAAGAGAACTCAAGCCAACCCTGAGAGAGCGCTATGGCATAGAAGAATTTGCCGTATTTGGCAGCGTTGCAAAGGGCATGGACACACCACAAAGCGATGTGGATATCGCTGTATTGAAGATGCAGATTAAGAGTGGCTTTGATTTGATTCGTGCCAGGAATTTCCTGAGGGAGAGTCTGGATAGGGAGGTTGATATAGGTACGTATAGCTCCATGAAAACATTTATAAAAAACAGAATTAAAAAAGACTTCATCCATGTTTGACGAAAGTCGAATCAATCCAGACACAGCACTTCCAAGTAAATCACAATCCAGGCAAAAGCGAGAAATGTTTGGATTTTACCCTGGAAGCTATGGGGCCTTACCGGCATGATCGAATCGCATCGCGTGGAGTATAAAAAAACCCTCACAGACACCTTAGAGAAAGAGGTGGTGGCTTTTTTGAACTCCAATGAAGGTGGCGTAATTTATCTGGGTATTGATAAGTTCGGGCAGGCCGTGGGGCTGGAAAACCCAGACGAAACCCAACTCAAAGTCAAAGACAGGCTCAAACACAACATCTCCCCCTCTTGCCTGGGACTTTTTGAGGTGATTTTAGAGCAAAGAGAACACAAGCACATCATCAAAGCTATTGTCGCGAGTGGCAGAGAAAAGC
Protein-coding sequences here:
- a CDS encoding nucleotidyltransferase family protein produces the protein MNDELIAKLRELKPTLRERYGIEEFAVFGSVAKGMDTPQSDVDIAVLKMQIKSGFDLIRARNFLRESLDREVDIGTYSSMKTFIKNRIKKDFIHV